In Candidatus Eremiobacterota bacterium, the genomic stretch GTCGCGAACGCGGCGGCGTCCGGCGCTTCGGCCGCGTCCTCGAGCGGCAGCGTCGTCGCGAAGCACGACGCCGCGCCGGTGTGACAGGCGGGACCGTTCGGGACGACGCGGTAGAGCAGCGCGTCGGCGTCGCAGTCGACCGAGACCGAGACGACGCGCTGTGTGTTCCCCGAGGTCGCGCCTTTGTTCCACAGCTCGTTGCGCGAGCGGCTCCAGAGCCACGTCGAGCCGGTTGCGAGCGTGCTCTCCAGCGCCTCGCGGTTGGCGTACGCGAGCGTGAGCACCGCGCCGGTCGCCGCGTCGGCGATCACCACCGGCGCCAGGCCGTCGGCGTCCCACCGAATCTCGGGCAGCGTTTTCATACGGCGACCTCGTCGCGGCGCACGACGATGCCGGCGGCGGCGAGCGCGTCCTTCACCTCGGCGATCGCGAGCTCGGCATAGTGGAACAGCGAGGCGGCGAGCGCGGCGTCGGCGTCAGCTTCGCGAAAGACCTCGACGAAGTGCGCGATCGCGCCGGCGCCGCCCGAAGCGATCACCGGCAAATTGCACGCGTCGCGGATCGCGCGCGTCAGCGGGAAATCGAAGCCGTCGCGCGTGCCGTCGCGGTCGATCGAGGTGACGAGCAGCTCGCCGGCGCCGCGGCGTTCGCATTCGGACGCCCAGCCGATCGCGTCGCGGCCGGTCGGCGTTCGGCCGCCGTCGACGACCACCTCGAAACCGGACGGCGTCACGCCGGGCGCGCGGCGCGCGTCGATCGCGACGACGACGCACTGCGCGCCGAAGCGCCGCGCGGCCGCTTCGATCAGCGCCGGATCGCGCACCGCGGCGGAGTTCATGCTGACCTTGTCGCAGCCGGCGCGCAGCAAGTCGTTCACGTCTTCCACCCCGCGCACGCCGCCGCCGACGGCGAACGGAATCGTCAGCTCGCGCGCGACGGCGCGCACGACGTCCAGCGTTGCTCGGCGCCCTTCCACCGTCGCGGTGATGTCGAGAAAGACCAGCTCGTCCGCCCCTTCCGCCTCGTAGCGGCGGGCGAGCGCGACCGGATCGCCGGCGTCGCTCAAATCGACGAAGCGCACGCCTTTGACGACTCGGCCGTCCTTGATGTCCAGACACGGGACGATCCGTCGAGCCAACACGACCAGCTGCCTTTTCGCCGTGCTACGCCCGGGCGCTTTCACCGAGCGGCGAGAACCCGGTCGCGACGCTCTCGTCTTC encodes the following:
- the hisF gene encoding imidazole glycerol phosphate synthase subunit HisF; translated protein: MLARRIVPCLDIKDGRVVKGVRFVDLSDAGDPVALARRYEAEGADELVFLDITATVEGRRATLDVVRAVARELTIPFAVGGGVRGVEDVNDLLRAGCDKVSMNSAAVRDPALIEAAARRFGAQCVVVAIDARRAPGVTPSGFEVVVDGGRTPTGRDAIGWASECERRGAGELLVTSIDRDGTRDGFDFPLTRAIRDACNLPVIASGGAGAIAHFVEVFREADADAALAASLFHYAELAIAEVKDALAAAGIVVRRDEVAV
- a CDS encoding bifunctional phosphoribosyl-AMP cyclohydrolase/phosphoribosyl-ATP diphosphatase HisIE, which gives rise to MKTLPEIRWDADGLAPVVIADAATGAVLTLAYANREALESTLATGSTWLWSRSRNELWNKGATSGNTQRVVSVSVDCDADALLYRVVPNGPACHTGAASCFATTLPLEDAAEAPDAAAFATAIGALARTIDSRKRHPIEGSYTAKLFAGGVDRIGKKIGEEATEVVIAAKNADRGELVWETADLLYHALVLLAERGVSLDEVGAELSRRAKPTD